In Vigna radiata var. radiata cultivar VC1973A unplaced genomic scaffold, Vradiata_ver6 scaffold_147, whole genome shotgun sequence, one DNA window encodes the following:
- the LOC106778676 gene encoding uncharacterized protein LOC106778676: MAHFPNHRGWXYXRXYSGRRGLKEAFVIGVEEFIETARQCQYYAIDGGIRCPCLKCECTRILEDQEVKVHLYKKGFMPNYKIWTLHGEEIPSTSTXGNNCFASGSNTFVRTNEIDDINHMQEMVNHALGRHGQEEAYDCLDEESPNETTQRFYNLLTKANKPVFEWLTESKLSACLQIMACKSNWNVPNQAFDFMKKFFLRLTPPNNXLPKNFYEAKSCVSKLGLETKKIDCCLNGCMLFYDNENGKNDASLVECKFCGHPRFQTLHPGRRQGKPIALKSMFYLPIIPRLQRMFASMQTTQHMTWHDGNKIEGVLCHPSDGEAWKHFNRKHPSFASEPRNVRLGLCSDGFTPYIQASASPYSCWPVIVTPYNLPPEMCMTKPYMFLTCIIPGPSNPKASIDVYLEPLIDDLKKLWSGIWTYDVSRKQNFLMRAALMWTINDFPAYGMLSGWSTHGRLACPHCMQHTKSFFLTYGRKNSWFDCHRRFLCSDHPFRRNRKAFRKGQVETDMATTKVTPSQIWTKVEHLPKVTESGFIRIEGYGEWHNWTKRSIFWDLPYWKDNLLRHNLDVMHIEKNFFDNIFNTVMNVSGKTKDNENARRDLSLYCSRRDLELKALDNGXTLKPXANYTLTKEEARIVCRWLKDLRMPDGYSSNLARCANIEKGSIQGMKSHDCHVFMETLIPIAFSCLPVHVLNPLIEISHFFKDLCSTTLKADSLAKLEENIPIILCKLERVLPPAFFDSMEHLPIHLAYEAWLG; the protein is encoded by the coding sequence ATGGCCCATTTTCCCAACCACCGAGGGTGGANGTACGANCGTTNTTATAGCGGAAGGAGAGGTTTAAAAGAAGCTTTTGTCATCGGAGTTGAAGAGTTTATCGAGACGGCTCGACAATGTCAATATTATGCAATTGATGGAGGGATTCGATGTCCATGCTTGAAGTGTGAATGTACACGAATTTTGGAAGATCAAGAAGTCAAAGTTCACCTTTACAAGAAAGGTTTCATGCCAAATTACAAGATTTGGACATTACATGGAGAAGAAATACCTTCTACCTCGACTGNTGGCAATAATTGCTTCGCTTCAGGTTCAAACACTTTTGTACGTACTAATGAGATAGATGACATTAATCATATGCAAGAGATGGTTAACCATGCTCTTGGTCGACATGGACAGGAAGAAGCGTATGATTGTCTTGATGAGGAGTCTCCAAATGAGACGACTCAAcggttttataatttattgacaaaGGCAAATAAACCTGTATTTGAATGGTTAACAGAGTCAAAATTGTCAGCGTGCCTTCAAATTATGGCTTGTAAATCTAATTGGAATGTTCCCAATCAAGCCTTCGACTTCatgaaaaagttctttttaagGTTGACACCACCAAACAATTNTTTGCCAAAGAATTTTTATGAAGCCAAAAGTTGTGTTTCAAAGTTGGGATTGGAAACAAAGAAGATCGATTGTTGTTTGAATGGATGTATGCTTTTCTATGACAACGAGAATGGGAAAAATGATGCATCGTTGGTCGAGTGCAAGTTTTGTGGCCATCCTCGATTTCAGACATTGCATCCAGGACGGAGGCAAGGAAAACCGATTGCATTAAAGTCCATGTTCTACTTGCCGATCATTCCAAGATTACAAAGAATGTTCGCCTCAATGCAAACAACACAACACATGACTTGGCATGATGGTAACAAAATTGAAGGAGTGTTGTGTCATCCTTCTGATGGTGAAGCTTGGAAGCACTTCAATCGTAAACATCCATCCTTTGCTAGTGAACCTCGTAACGTGCGACTTGGTCTATGTTCAGATGGGTTTACACCTTACATTCAAGCGTCCGCATCACCATATTCATGTTGGCCGGTGATTGTCACCCCCTACAATCTTCCGCCTGAGATGTGTATGACAAAACCTTACATGTTTTTAACGTGTATAATTCCAGGTCCATCTAATCCCAAGGCATCCATTGATGTTTATTTGGAGCCattgattgatgatttgaagaagTTGTGGAGTGGTATTTGGACATATGATGTTAGTAGGAAGCAAAATTTCTTGATGAGAGCAGCTTTGATGTGGACTATTAATGACTTCCCCGCATATGGCATGTTATCTGGTTGGAGCACGCATGGTCGGTTAGCTTGTCCACATTGCATGCAACACACAAAGTCATTCTTTTTGACTTATGGTCGCAAAAATTCTTGGTTTGACTGTCATCGAAGGTTCTTATGCAGTGATCACCCATTTAGGCGAAACAGGAAAGCTTTTCGCAAAGGACAAGTTGAAACAGATATGGCCACCACTAAGGTCACTCCATCTCAAATCTGGACTAAAGTCGAACATCTTCCAAAAGTGACTGAAAGTGGTTTCATTAGGATTGAAGGGTATGGGGAATGGCATAATTGGACTAAGAGGAGCATTTTTTGGGATCTNCCATATTGGAAAGATAATTTGCTAAGACATAATCTAGATGTCatgcatatagaaaaaaatttctttgacaacatcTTTAATACAGTTATGAATGTTAGTGGAAAGACCAAAGATAATGAAAACGCACGAAGAGATTTATCTTTATATTGTTCACGAAGAGACTTGGAGTTGAAGGCACTAGATAACGGGAGNACACTGAAACCAAANGCNAATTACACGTTAACAAAAGAGGAGGCCAGAATAGTATGTCGATGGCTAAAGGACCTTAGAATGCCAGATGGTTATTCTTCAAACCTTGCTAGATGTGCTAATATTGAAAAAGGAAGCATTCAAGGTATGAAGAGTCATGATTGCCATGTATTTATGGAGACATTAATCCCTATTGCATTCAGTTGTTTGCCAGTGCATGTCTTAAATCCACTCATAGAAATTAGTCACTTCTTTAAAGATTTGTGCTCCACGACGCTGAAGGCAGATTCACTGGCAAAGTTGGAGGAAAATATTCCAATCATTCTTTGCAAATTAGAAAGAGTACTCCCCCCtgcattctttgattcaatggaACATCTTCCAATTCATCTTGCTTATGAAGCATGGCTTGGTTGA